The following proteins are encoded in a genomic region of Paenibacillus sp. FSL R7-0273:
- a CDS encoding indolepyruvate oxidoreductase subunit beta, whose translation MTESTSIILAGVGGKGVITITNVLSHGLVAHGYDVKVSEVYGMSQRGGSVHAQVRFGTTIYSPLIEKGTTDYVVGFDQIEALRWGSFLKQEGRMLVNMAELKEDTYKGTDEGSFKQYRNVSFIQASAIAKETGNIRNENFVMLGALLQSLGFGFDTWQSTMEKYIKKQFQEGSILSLLRGMSEQLAVEEKEIVYGL comes from the coding sequence ATGACAGAGTCCACCAGTATTATATTGGCCGGCGTCGGCGGAAAAGGCGTTATCACGATAACAAATGTGCTTTCCCACGGCCTGGTAGCGCACGGCTATGACGTAAAAGTATCCGAAGTATACGGCATGTCGCAGCGCGGAGGCAGCGTGCACGCCCAGGTCCGCTTTGGTACAACGATTTATTCCCCCCTTATCGAGAAGGGAACTACGGATTATGTTGTCGGCTTCGACCAGATTGAAGCGCTGCGCTGGGGCAGCTTTTTGAAACAGGAAGGCCGGATGCTCGTCAATATGGCGGAGCTAAAGGAAGATACATATAAAGGAACAGACGAAGGCAGTTTCAAGCAGTACCGGAATGTCAGCTTTATTCAGGCTTCCGCTATCGCCAAAGAAACAGGCAATATCCGCAATGAGAATTTCGTCATGCTCGGAGCACTGCTGCAGTCACTGGGGTTCGGCTTTGATACCTGGCAGTCCACGATGGAAAAGTACATCAAGAAGCAATTCCAGGAGGGCAGTATTCTCTCGCTGCTCCGAGGCATGAGTGAACAGCTTGCTGTGGAAGAAAAGGAGATCGTGTATGGTCTCTAA
- a CDS encoding SDR family NAD(P)-dependent oxidoreductase, translating to MVSKAAGSSMKTQEALAPSDVAIVGIGCRFPDADDYSQYWDNMMNHINSVRAISRERWESGRYGLKNEADLGWNNGQFVKYCASLNDLDQFDHGFFNLSPREVNSMDPQQRMLLEETWHCLEDSGIPLEDLQRKVTSVYVGVTGNDYSLLALTGGEHVDHYAGLGNFECIAANRISHYLGLSGESLSLDTACSSSLVAVHKARQNLQSGESKYAIAAGVCLSYHPWRYVTFSKSNMMSRDGQCKAFDENADGFVQGEGVGVLLLQRLEDAVTEGNHIYGVIRGSAVNHCGASQTIAAPSMKAQMEVVGAALQQAGIDAATVNYIEAHGTGTALGDPIEVEALTRVFRQYTDENQFCTIGSVKTNIGHLASAAGMAGLIRVLLMMKHKKIPALLNLSGLNPLLEWEHTPFKVTAENTDWEPVNERTPLRAGVSGFGFGGVNAHVIVESYAPAPVKGRKRTEDSHVFALSALNENSLNKQIGAWKLLVDSSAFTYESIGDMSKTLLAGRRHCADYRIGAVIRSKEDLKSFLALAPDPADAGAEKRRDGWELYLTNILYRGYSDIRQLLKQEYISQHFESVLSEIEAAASEYSPRSGIRIARWKKERAAAYSFIVNYAMARALIGLGVRISEIGGEHQGELLALAVSGMLSPAEAYTALIDETAVDGWSLQRPELAFADSITPVKICRLNINAAYPASLRELRIEGEDSRSLRHFTEKARILSRTQYTFKKYLKDWDQALQPWKLTAEALLNDEELLTGNNPLLEKQRVLLLMIAYGSLLKLNRKWELTDRIGLESDWLKELIQLVVDEVLTRESAAALFLSEDGDLEEIGAQINRRQDLLDASAPFEHLYAASSHLAEIPELAGWKDQLKQQLRELPSLQTEAVSLRQAGIQHASFSLASGLSGLNELLLKLWAAGADISWQLLYPAGSYRKQQLPGYCFERSSHWIPLREPGVETPGGNINGNPAAATRKFHPMLDLDKSSPETGLFVKTLKISDFYVGDHIVDNRVILPGVAYLEIARAAGELAAGQPVQALRDVMWVNRMEIEDLLDAYVQIQNEADFMRFQVFTWRGGEKIRHCQGKLSISEKGRVKPVRFNIPEIKGRCGARISKDFCYKEVFGRFIGFQYGPGFQATQEAFGGDGESLEKLELPAHLLGTFDEYDLHPSLVDAALRAVTWIGGAEAYRQLQLHIPFALGELSIYGKLTPNCYSYARIEPETAGKAAGMQRFHIFILSEAGEVLVEARDFTIRAIQPKTAAADNVHLYTESWLEATLPESGRNEAVHVLYFGKNRMSGQRLAEALGNGQGKAVEQLVFVQQGPAYSAESDGEEYTLNPAQQEDFLRMFQELADQGLRIDSIVFEWDEPRIIEAFCAIYFLFQAFVQVNPKQPVRLVYASSGDGAGAGMFKGLCKAFQTLSRTFLPSILHADDANELPLLAAKELLGGKTASCEVVSYREGVRTIRAIAALDMLLLPSRESSGFRSGGTYLITGGMGKLGLAVAEFVLVNYKANIVLTGRSALDKQRQEQLSRLESLPGQVIYVAGDLSALSSAEEIVKQAKEAFGTINGVIHCAGVLGSKTLAEAVPGELTEVLLPKIHGAIGLDEATRNEQLDFFILFSSISALIGDFARGTYAAANSFLDHFAERRAEQVKAGLRSGISLSINWPVWNEGAMQLSPQEDVQYRQHAGMDQLETHAGLELLERLTGSDLTRVIVACGNARMINRVLDVKERVQTREGARSLTIDTLKQSPSGGPIPTVLIEQEIVKYLKGIVSKATGIPPGQLQRDAEFSKYGIDSIMIMDLNSMLEGDFSDLPSTLFFEYSTIGQLTAFFLDTYAEFFRQKVQSEESRVPHKLPEPELPKEVQILPETRQGVAEVQGGDIAIIGLSGQYPMADTLEQFWEILRLGKDCVTEIPAERWDYHKDYNPEKGKSNKVYTKWGAFMNNVEKFDAGFFHISPREAELMDPQERLMLQSAYHTLEDAGYAGGKVSGKKVGVFVGVMNSHYQMLGAEQYAKGKLQDVRSSFASIANRISYYFNFKGPSLAVDTMCSSALVAIHMACESIRRGESELAMAGSVNTIVHPAKYIFLSDQRFGSSEGKCRAFGQGGDGYVPGEGVGAVLLKPLEAAQRDGDRIYGVIKGSAVNHGGKVSSYTVPNPNAQAELIEEALRKSGVHPERINYIEAHGTGTALGDPIEIAGLTKAFRKSTEKTGFCAIGSVKSNIGHLESAAGMASLTKVLLQMRHKQLAPSILADTLNSNIDFEKTPFFVQRELRQWEQLEEETPSGTQYLPLTAGISSFGAGGTNAHLIIESYEPDISAAVTDSQSLPDREQLILLSAKTPDKLKEQAGMLAEFIGRHRAGGQPVAVAASEAAAAQEESIAEPGDVYGRCVEIIAEVLGVNPELIDWDEDLATLSADAVHRVAIAAQLREIFQGEYDEEAFWNSRSLRELMNRYAEAGQKQRKQPQADAGEGNYTLRLEDIAYTLQTGREMFDERTAFVCRTAGELRQALSRFAAGESNMPDVYTGGPGMQGEMTSILFHNDPGNQFIERIVSSRNLPQIAQLWLLKVDIPWKQLHEGSSPQLITLPNYSFNKKRYWIGKGFTPQASAQYETASAPSEPEPEYIPVRLEAVIDKLPDSAVLGAVLLQDSAEAEDDNAGQGIEQCLYQVLGEVIYAEAGGIDGSIPFSELGVNSVLTLELVDKVNEKLGIALHSNDVFNFNTVQMLAEHILMTYPVKPGLESHREDIKGLAAALRPDMKANTPGRPSINAGTIDLNALELLLEES from the coding sequence ATGGTCTCTAAAGCAGCGGGCAGCTCCATGAAAACGCAGGAGGCCTTGGCGCCCTCCGATGTGGCGATTGTCGGAATCGGCTGCCGCTTCCCCGATGCAGACGATTACAGCCAGTACTGGGATAACATGATGAATCATATCAATTCCGTGCGTGCAATCAGCCGTGAGCGCTGGGAGAGCGGACGCTACGGATTAAAGAATGAAGCCGATCTCGGCTGGAACAACGGACAGTTTGTGAAATATTGCGCTTCATTAAACGATCTGGATCAATTTGACCATGGCTTCTTCAATCTGTCGCCTCGCGAGGTGAACAGCATGGATCCCCAGCAGCGGATGCTGCTGGAGGAAACATGGCATTGTCTTGAGGATTCCGGCATACCGCTGGAGGACCTGCAACGGAAGGTCACTTCCGTATATGTCGGGGTGACCGGAAACGACTACAGCCTGCTGGCGCTGACCGGGGGGGAGCATGTGGACCATTACGCAGGTCTTGGCAATTTCGAGTGCATCGCCGCTAACCGGATTTCCCATTACCTCGGACTAAGCGGTGAAAGCCTTTCGCTGGATACTGCCTGCTCCTCATCCCTGGTGGCCGTACATAAAGCCAGGCAGAACCTTCAGTCCGGCGAATCGAAATACGCCATTGCAGCCGGCGTGTGCCTGTCTTACCATCCGTGGCGTTACGTCACCTTCTCCAAATCGAATATGATGAGCCGGGACGGGCAGTGCAAGGCGTTTGACGAGAATGCAGACGGATTTGTACAAGGGGAAGGCGTCGGCGTTCTGCTGCTGCAGCGCCTGGAGGATGCCGTTACGGAAGGAAACCATATTTACGGGGTGATCCGGGGATCGGCAGTCAACCACTGCGGTGCTTCGCAGACCATTGCCGCCCCGAGCATGAAGGCGCAAATGGAGGTAGTCGGCGCGGCTCTGCAGCAGGCTGGCATAGATGCTGCAACGGTGAACTATATTGAGGCGCACGGTACAGGAACCGCTCTCGGTGATCCGATTGAAGTAGAGGCATTGACCAGGGTATTCAGGCAATATACCGATGAGAATCAATTCTGCACGATCGGATCGGTAAAGACCAACATCGGGCATCTCGCCAGTGCCGCAGGAATGGCTGGCCTCATCCGTGTACTTCTGATGATGAAGCACAAAAAAATTCCGGCCCTGCTCAATTTATCCGGCCTGAATCCTCTGCTGGAATGGGAGCATACACCGTTTAAGGTGACTGCGGAGAATACCGACTGGGAGCCTGTCAATGAACGCACCCCGCTCAGAGCGGGCGTCAGCGGCTTCGGCTTCGGAGGAGTGAATGCGCATGTAATCGTGGAAAGCTATGCGCCTGCTCCGGTGAAGGGCCGTAAACGGACAGAGGATAGCCATGTTTTTGCTTTATCCGCTTTAAATGAGAACAGTTTAAATAAGCAAATAGGCGCTTGGAAGCTGCTTGTGGACAGTTCTGCCTTTACATATGAATCCATTGGCGATATGAGCAAGACACTCTTGGCAGGAAGAAGGCATTGCGCGGATTATCGGATTGGAGCCGTTATACGCAGCAAGGAAGATTTAAAGAGCTTTCTGGCGCTAGCTCCTGACCCGGCTGATGCCGGAGCAGAGAAACGGCGGGATGGCTGGGAGCTATATTTAACCAATATCTTGTACCGGGGTTACTCGGATATCAGACAGCTGTTGAAGCAGGAGTACATCTCGCAGCACTTTGAATCGGTATTGTCGGAGATTGAAGCTGCCGCCTCTGAATATTCACCCCGCAGTGGCATCCGGATTGCCAGATGGAAGAAAGAGCGTGCTGCGGCTTACTCCTTTATCGTTAACTATGCCATGGCGAGAGCATTGATCGGACTTGGTGTCCGAATAAGCGAAATCGGCGGTGAACATCAGGGCGAGCTGCTGGCACTGGCGGTAAGCGGAATGCTGTCTCCTGCAGAAGCTTACACTGCACTGATTGATGAAACGGCAGTTGACGGCTGGAGCTTACAGCGTCCAGAGCTGGCTTTTGCGGACAGCATCACCCCGGTGAAGATTTGCCGACTGAACATTAACGCAGCTTATCCGGCCAGCCTGAGAGAGCTGCGGATTGAAGGGGAAGACAGCCGCTCCCTGCGCCATTTCACAGAGAAGGCGCGTATTCTCAGCCGGACTCAATATACATTTAAGAAATATTTGAAGGACTGGGACCAGGCCCTCCAGCCTTGGAAGCTGACGGCAGAAGCTCTTCTGAACGATGAGGAGCTGCTTACCGGAAATAACCCCCTTCTAGAAAAGCAGCGTGTTCTGCTGCTGATGATTGCTTACGGTTCGCTCCTGAAGCTGAACCGGAAATGGGAACTTACTGACCGAATCGGCTTGGAAAGCGATTGGCTGAAGGAACTGATACAGCTGGTTGTGGACGAGGTGCTAACCCGTGAATCGGCAGCGGCCCTGTTTCTCTCCGAAGACGGGGATCTTGAAGAAATAGGCGCACAGATTAATAGACGTCAAGATTTACTGGATGCATCTGCGCCTTTCGAACATCTCTATGCGGCCAGCAGCCATCTGGCAGAAATCCCCGAGCTTGCCGGCTGGAAGGATCAGCTCAAGCAGCAGCTTCGCGAGCTCCCGTCACTTCAGACCGAAGCGGTCAGCTTACGGCAAGCAGGCATCCAGCATGCTTCATTTTCGCTGGCCAGCGGTTTATCCGGGCTGAACGAGCTGCTGCTCAAGCTCTGGGCTGCCGGAGCGGATATCAGCTGGCAGCTGCTTTATCCGGCGGGCAGCTACCGTAAACAACAGCTGCCCGGGTATTGCTTCGAGAGGTCTTCCCACTGGATACCGCTCAGAGAACCGGGAGTAGAAACACCGGGAGGCAATATTAATGGCAATCCGGCTGCCGCAACACGGAAATTCCATCCGATGCTTGATCTGGATAAATCCAGTCCTGAGACGGGATTGTTCGTGAAGACGCTGAAGATCAGTGATTTCTATGTGGGCGACCACATCGTGGATAATCGGGTTATTCTACCCGGCGTTGCCTATCTGGAAATCGCCCGGGCCGCCGGAGAGCTTGCTGCAGGACAGCCGGTGCAGGCTCTCCGGGATGTAATGTGGGTGAACCGGATGGAGATTGAAGATTTGCTTGATGCGTATGTTCAGATTCAGAACGAAGCGGATTTTATGAGGTTTCAAGTATTTACCTGGCGCGGCGGAGAGAAGATCCGGCATTGCCAAGGCAAGCTCAGCATCTCAGAGAAGGGCCGCGTGAAGCCGGTTCGGTTCAATATTCCGGAAATTAAGGGACGCTGCGGGGCGCGCATTTCGAAGGATTTTTGCTATAAGGAAGTATTCGGGCGCTTTATAGGCTTTCAGTATGGCCCGGGATTTCAGGCCACGCAGGAAGCCTTTGGGGGAGATGGCGAATCGCTGGAGAAGCTGGAGCTGCCCGCACATCTGCTGGGAACCTTTGATGAATATGATCTGCATCCATCCCTTGTCGATGCCGCGCTGCGTGCGGTCACCTGGATTGGAGGAGCAGAGGCATACCGGCAGCTTCAGCTGCATATTCCGTTTGCGCTCGGTGAATTGAGCATTTACGGCAAACTGACGCCAAACTGCTATTCGTACGCCAGGATTGAACCGGAAACAGCGGGCAAGGCTGCGGGCATGCAGCGGTTTCACATTTTCATTCTGAGTGAAGCCGGCGAGGTGCTTGTGGAAGCGCGCGACTTTACGATCCGGGCAATTCAGCCAAAGACGGCTGCAGCGGACAACGTTCATTTATATACCGAAAGCTGGCTGGAAGCGACGTTACCGGAAAGCGGCAGAAATGAAGCCGTCCATGTGCTCTATTTCGGGAAGAACCGGATGAGCGGGCAAAGATTGGCTGAAGCGCTGGGGAACGGTCAGGGAAAAGCTGTAGAACAGCTTGTCTTTGTACAACAAGGGCCAGCCTACAGTGCGGAAAGCGACGGGGAGGAGTACACGCTGAACCCGGCGCAGCAGGAAGATTTCCTCCGTATGTTCCAGGAGCTGGCCGACCAAGGGCTGCGCATCGATTCTATCGTATTTGAATGGGATGAACCCCGGATTATCGAAGCGTTCTGTGCAATCTATTTCTTGTTCCAAGCCTTTGTTCAAGTAAATCCTAAACAGCCTGTGCGTCTGGTTTACGCTTCCTCTGGGGACGGAGCTGGAGCGGGCATGTTCAAAGGACTATGTAAAGCTTTTCAAACGTTAAGTCGGACGTTCCTGCCCTCCATCCTGCATGCCGATGATGCCAATGAACTGCCGCTGCTGGCAGCAAAGGAGCTGCTAGGCGGTAAAACCGCTTCCTGCGAGGTTGTTTCTTACCGTGAGGGAGTGCGAACTATAAGAGCCATTGCTGCACTGGATATGCTGCTGTTGCCTAGCAGGGAGTCAAGCGGCTTCCGCAGCGGAGGAACTTACCTCATTACCGGCGGCATGGGCAAGCTGGGATTGGCTGTGGCGGAATTTGTCCTTGTAAATTACAAGGCAAACATTGTCCTAACAGGAAGATCGGCGCTGGATAAGCAACGGCAGGAGCAATTGTCACGGCTGGAGAGCCTTCCGGGGCAAGTCATTTACGTGGCTGGAGATTTATCTGCCCTGAGCTCGGCCGAGGAGATCGTTAAGCAGGCGAAGGAAGCTTTCGGCACTATAAACGGTGTGATCCATTGTGCGGGCGTACTTGGCAGCAAGACGCTGGCCGAAGCCGTGCCCGGGGAGCTGACGGAAGTGCTGCTGCCCAAAATCCACGGTGCCATCGGTCTGGATGAAGCGACGCGCAATGAACAGCTTGACTTTTTTATTCTCTTCTCCTCTATTTCTGCGCTGATCGGCGATTTTGCAAGAGGCACGTATGCGGCGGCTAACAGCTTCCTTGATCATTTTGCCGAACGGCGCGCTGAGCAGGTTAAAGCCGGACTTCGTTCGGGCATCTCCCTGTCGATCAACTGGCCGGTATGGAATGAGGGGGCGATGCAGCTGTCGCCTCAGGAAGACGTGCAATACCGCCAGCATGCGGGCATGGATCAGCTTGAAACGCACGCCGGCCTTGAACTGCTTGAACGGCTGACCGGGTCGGATCTGACGCGGGTGATTGTCGCCTGCGGCAACGCCAGGATGATCAACCGTGTGCTGGATGTTAAAGAACGGGTTCAAACCCGGGAAGGGGCGCGTAGCTTGACGATAGACACGTTAAAACAAAGCCCATCCGGCGGGCCAATACCGACGGTTTTAATAGAACAGGAAATTGTTAAGTATCTGAAGGGAATTGTATCCAAGGCGACGGGGATTCCGCCGGGACAACTGCAGAGAGATGCAGAGTTCTCGAAATATGGAATAGATTCAATCATGATAATGGATCTGAATTCCATGCTTGAAGGTGATTTCAGCGATCTGCCCAGCACCCTGTTTTTTGAATACAGTACCATCGGACAATTGACCGCCTTTTTCCTGGATACCTATGCAGAGTTTTTCCGGCAGAAGGTGCAATCGGAAGAAAGCCGGGTTCCGCATAAGCTGCCGGAGCCTGAATTGCCGAAAGAGGTGCAGATTCTCCCCGAAACTCGCCAAGGGGTTGCAGAAGTACAAGGTGGCGACATCGCTATTATCGGTCTAAGCGGTCAATATCCGATGGCGGATACGCTGGAGCAATTCTGGGAGATCCTCCGCCTGGGTAAAGACTGCGTCACTGAAATTCCGGCAGAACGCTGGGATTACCACAAGGATTATAACCCGGAAAAAGGCAAAAGCAACAAAGTCTATACCAAGTGGGGTGCCTTCATGAACAATGTGGAGAAATTCGATGCCGGATTTTTTCATATCTCACCAAGAGAAGCGGAGCTTATGGACCCTCAGGAGCGGCTGATGCTGCAGTCTGCTTACCATACGCTGGAGGATGCAGGTTATGCCGGAGGCAAGGTATCCGGGAAAAAGGTTGGAGTATTCGTCGGCGTCATGAACTCTCACTACCAAATGCTCGGCGCTGAACAATATGCGAAGGGTAAGCTGCAGGATGTGCGTTCATCCTTCGCCTCCATTGCGAACCGTATTTCTTATTATTTCAATTTCAAGGGTCCCAGCCTGGCTGTAGACACCATGTGCTCGTCCGCGCTGGTAGCTATCCATATGGCCTGCGAAAGCATCCGCCGAGGCGAAAGTGAGCTTGCGATGGCCGGAAGTGTAAATACGATTGTCCATCCGGCGAAGTATATTTTTCTGTCCGATCAGCGCTTTGGCTCTTCAGAGGGCAAATGCCGGGCCTTCGGGCAAGGCGGAGACGGCTATGTTCCAGGTGAGGGCGTCGGCGCCGTTCTGCTGAAGCCGCTGGAAGCCGCGCAGCGCGACGGGGACCGGATTTACGGCGTGATTAAGGGCAGTGCCGTCAATCATGGAGGAAAGGTCAGCTCGTACACGGTGCCCAATCCGAATGCGCAGGCGGAGCTGATTGAGGAAGCGCTCCGGAAGTCGGGAGTCCATCCAGAGCGGATCAATTATATTGAAGCACACGGTACAGGCACAGCGCTTGGTGATCCTATTGAAATTGCCGGATTGACCAAAGCGTTCAGGAAATCGACCGAGAAAACCGGCTTCTGCGCTATCGGATCGGTCAAAAGCAACATCGGTCATCTGGAATCGGCGGCGGGAATGGCTTCGCTGACCAAAGTGCTGCTGCAAATGCGGCACAAGCAGCTGGCGCCTTCGATTCTGGCGGATACATTGAATAGCAATATCGACTTTGAAAAAACGCCGTTTTTCGTGCAGCGTGAACTCCGGCAATGGGAGCAGCTCGAAGAGGAGACTCCTTCAGGGACGCAATATCTGCCTTTGACGGCTGGGATCAGCTCCTTTGGAGCAGGTGGAACCAACGCGCATCTCATTATCGAATCATATGAGCCGGACATCTCCGCGGCTGTGACGGACAGCCAATCGTTGCCGGACAGAGAACAATTAATTCTGCTTTCCGCGAAGACGCCGGACAAGCTGAAGGAGCAGGCGGGCATGCTTGCCGAATTTATCGGACGGCACCGTGCCGGAGGACAGCCGGTTGCTGTTGCGGCAAGTGAAGCGGCGGCTGCACAGGAGGAGTCCATTGCTGAGCCCGGGGACGTTTACGGCAGATGCGTGGAGATCATCGCGGAGGTACTGGGCGTAAATCCGGAGCTTATCGACTGGGATGAGGATTTGGCCACCCTGAGTGCAGATGCGGTGCACCGTGTTGCAATCGCGGCTCAGCTGCGCGAGATTTTCCAGGGCGAATATGACGAAGAAGCCTTCTGGAACAGCCGCTCTCTGCGGGAGCTGATGAACCGTTATGCAGAAGCAGGACAGAAGCAGCGGAAGCAGCCTCAGGCGGATGCCGGTGAAGGGAATTACACTCTGCGCCTTGAGGACATCGCGTATACGCTGCAGACTGGCCGGGAAATGTTCGATGAGCGCACGGCTTTTGTATGCCGTACTGCCGGAGAACTCCGTCAAGCGCTTAGCCGGTTTGCCGCAGGCGAATCGAATATGCCGGATGTTTATACGGGCGGACCGGGGATGCAGGGGGAGATGACCTCCATTCTATTCCATAATGACCCGGGCAACCAGTTTATCGAACGTATTGTAAGCAGCAGAAATTTACCGCAGATTGCCCAGCTGTGGCTGCTGAAAGTGGATATCCCGTGGAAGCAGCTGCATGAAGGAAGCAGCCCGCAGCTGATTACGCTGCCGAACTACAGCTTCAACAAGAAAAGATACTGGATCGGCAAAGGTTTTACACCGCAGGCATCTGCGCAATACGAAACTGCTTCTGCACCAAGTGAGCCGGAACCTGAATATATCCCTGTCCGCTTGGAGGCTGTTATAGACAAGCTGCCTGACAGCGCAGTCTTAGGAGCTGTTCTTCTTCAAGACTCTGCAGAGGCTGAAGACGATAATGCCGGGCAGGGGATAGAGCAATGTCTGTATCAGGTGCTCGGAGAGGTCATATATGCCGAAGCCGGAGGCATTGACGGCAGCATTCCTTTTTCGGAGCTTGGCGTGAATTCGGTGCTGACTCTGGAGCTTGTGGACAAGGTTAATGAGAAGCTAGGCATCGCTCTGCATTCCAATGATGTTTTCAATTTTAATACGGTGCAGATGCTGGCGGAGCATATCCTGATGACTTACCCCGTAAAGCCGGGCTTGGAATCACACAGGGAAGATATTAAAGGGCTGGCCGCCGCTTTGAGGCCTGATATGAAGGCTAATACACCCGGCCGCCCATCCATAAACGCCGGAACGATCGACCTGAATGCGCTGGAACTTTTACTGGAGGAGAGCTGA